In one Dama dama isolate Ldn47 chromosome 5, ASM3311817v1, whole genome shotgun sequence genomic region, the following are encoded:
- the BCL6B gene encoding B-cell CLL/lymphoma 6 member B protein isoform X2, producing the protein MGSTATPEGALGYVREFTRHSSDVLGNLNELRLRGILTDVTLLVGGQPLRAHKAVLIACSGFFYSIFRGRAGVGVDMLSLPGGPEAGGFAPLLDFMYTSRLRLSPATAPAVLAAATYLQMEHVVQACHRFIQASCEPLGISLRPLEAEPPTPPTAPPPGSPRRSEGHPDPPTESRSCSQGPPSPHSPDPKACNWKKYKFIVLNSQASQAGSLAGERSSGQLCSQARLPSGDEASSSSSSSSEEGPISSPQSRLSPTAATVQFKCGAPVNTPHQLTPQAPETTGSPSGRAHPPPGEKPYHCSICGARFNRPANLKTHSRIHSGEKPYKCETCGSRFVQVAHLRAHVLIHTGEKPYPCPTCGTRFRHLQTLKSHVRIHTGEKPYHCDPCGLHFRHKSQLRLHLRQKHGAATNTKVHYHILGGP; encoded by the exons ATGGGTTCCACCGCTACTCCGGAGGGAGCGCTGGGCTACGTCCGCGAGTTTACTCGCCACTCCTCCGACGTGCTCGGCAACCTAAATGAGCTGCGCCTGCGCGGGATCCTCACTGACGTCACGCTGCTGGTTGGCGGGCAACCCCTTCGAGCTCACAAGGCAGTTCTTATTGCCTGCAG TGGCTTCTTCTATTCAATTTTCCGAGGCCGTGCAGGGGTAGGGGTAGACATGCTCTCCCTGCCCGGGGGCCCCGAAGCCGGAGGCTTCGCTCCGCTTCTGGACTTCATGTACACTTCGCGCCTACGCCTCTCTCCGGCCACCGCCCCAGCAGTCCTCGCGGCCGCCACCTACTTGCAGATGGAGCATGTGGTCCAGGCATGCCACCGCTTCATCCAGGCCAG CTGTGAACCTCTGGGCATATCTCTGCGGCCCCTGGAGGCAGAACCCCCCACGCCGCCAACGGCCCCTCCGCCAGGCAGTCCCAGGCGTTCGGAAGGGCACCCTGACCCACCTACTGAGTCTCGCAGCTGCAGTCAAGGGCCCCCCAGTCCACACAGCCCAGACCCCAAGGCCTGCAACTGGAAAAAATACAAGTTCATCGTACTGAACTCTCAGGCCTCCCAagcagggagcctggcaggggagAGGAGTTCTGGTCAACTTTGCTCCCAGGCCCGGCTCCCCAGCGGAGACGAGgcttccagcagcagcagcagcagcagtgaagaaGGACCCATTTCCAGTCCCCAGAGCAG GCTTTCTCCAACTGCTGCCACTGTACAGTTCAAATGTGGGGCTCCAGTCAATACCCCCCATCAGCTCACACCCCAGGCTCCAGAGACCACTGGGTCACCTTCTGGGAGGGCTCATCCACCACCAG gggaAAAGCCCTACCACTGCTCCATCTGCGGAGCCCGCTTTAACCGGCCGGCTAACCTGAAAACGCATAGCCGCATCCACTCGGGAGAGAAGCCCTATAAGTGCGAGACGTGCGGCTCGCGCTTTGTACAG GTAGCGCATCTGCGCGCGCACGTGCTGATCCAcaccggggagaagccctatCCTTGCCCCACCTGCGGGACTCGCTTTCGCCACCTACAGACCCTCAAGAGTCACGTTCGCATCCATACCGGAGAGAAGCCTTACCAC TGCGACCCCTGCGGTCTGCATTTCCGGCACAAGAGTCAACTTCGGCTACATCTGCGCCAGAAACACGGAGCTGCTACCAACACCAAAGTGCACTACCACATTCTAGGGGGACCTTAG
- the BCL6B gene encoding B-cell CLL/lymphoma 6 member B protein isoform X1, whose protein sequence is MGSTATPEGALGYVREFTRHSSDVLGNLNELRLRGILTDVTLLVGGQPLRAHKAVLIACSGFFYSIFRGRAGVGVDMLSLPGGPEAGGFAPLLDFMYTSRLRLSPATAPAVLAAATYLQMEHVVQACHRFIQASCEPLGISLRPLEAEPPTPPTAPPPGSPRRSEGHPDPPTESRSCSQGPPSPHSPDPKACNWKKYKFIVLNSQASQAGSLAGERSSGQLCSQARLPSGDEASSSSSSSSEEGPISSPQSRLSPTAATVQFKCGAPVNTPHQLTPQAPETTGSPSGRAHPPPGGEFFSCQNCEAVAGCSSGLDPVASGDEDKPYKCQLCRSAFRYKGNLASHRTVHTGEKPYHCSICGARFNRPANLKTHSRIHSGEKPYKCETCGSRFVQVAHLRAHVLIHTGEKPYPCPTCGTRFRHLQTLKSHVRIHTGEKPYHCDPCGLHFRHKSQLRLHLRQKHGAATNTKVHYHILGGP, encoded by the exons ATGGGTTCCACCGCTACTCCGGAGGGAGCGCTGGGCTACGTCCGCGAGTTTACTCGCCACTCCTCCGACGTGCTCGGCAACCTAAATGAGCTGCGCCTGCGCGGGATCCTCACTGACGTCACGCTGCTGGTTGGCGGGCAACCCCTTCGAGCTCACAAGGCAGTTCTTATTGCCTGCAG TGGCTTCTTCTATTCAATTTTCCGAGGCCGTGCAGGGGTAGGGGTAGACATGCTCTCCCTGCCCGGGGGCCCCGAAGCCGGAGGCTTCGCTCCGCTTCTGGACTTCATGTACACTTCGCGCCTACGCCTCTCTCCGGCCACCGCCCCAGCAGTCCTCGCGGCCGCCACCTACTTGCAGATGGAGCATGTGGTCCAGGCATGCCACCGCTTCATCCAGGCCAG CTGTGAACCTCTGGGCATATCTCTGCGGCCCCTGGAGGCAGAACCCCCCACGCCGCCAACGGCCCCTCCGCCAGGCAGTCCCAGGCGTTCGGAAGGGCACCCTGACCCACCTACTGAGTCTCGCAGCTGCAGTCAAGGGCCCCCCAGTCCACACAGCCCAGACCCCAAGGCCTGCAACTGGAAAAAATACAAGTTCATCGTACTGAACTCTCAGGCCTCCCAagcagggagcctggcaggggagAGGAGTTCTGGTCAACTTTGCTCCCAGGCCCGGCTCCCCAGCGGAGACGAGgcttccagcagcagcagcagcagcagtgaagaaGGACCCATTTCCAGTCCCCAGAGCAG GCTTTCTCCAACTGCTGCCACTGTACAGTTCAAATGTGGGGCTCCAGTCAATACCCCCCATCAGCTCACACCCCAGGCTCCAGAGACCACTGGGTCACCTTCTGGGAGGGCTCATCCACCACCAG GAGGTGAATTTTTCAGCTGCCAGAACTGTGAGGCTGTGGCTGGGTGCTCATCGGGGCTGGACCCCGTGGCTTCTGGGGATGAGGACAAGCCCTACAAGTGTCAGCTCTGCCGGTCTGCCTTCCGCTATAAGGGCAACCTGGCCAGTCACCGCACGGTGCACACAG gggaAAAGCCCTACCACTGCTCCATCTGCGGAGCCCGCTTTAACCGGCCGGCTAACCTGAAAACGCATAGCCGCATCCACTCGGGAGAGAAGCCCTATAAGTGCGAGACGTGCGGCTCGCGCTTTGTACAG GTAGCGCATCTGCGCGCGCACGTGCTGATCCAcaccggggagaagccctatCCTTGCCCCACCTGCGGGACTCGCTTTCGCCACCTACAGACCCTCAAGAGTCACGTTCGCATCCATACCGGAGAGAAGCCTTACCAC TGCGACCCCTGCGGTCTGCATTTCCGGCACAAGAGTCAACTTCGGCTACATCTGCGCCAGAAACACGGAGCTGCTACCAACACCAAAGTGCACTACCACATTCTAGGGGGACCTTAG